A stretch of the Mustela lutreola isolate mMusLut2 chromosome 18, mMusLut2.pri, whole genome shotgun sequence genome encodes the following:
- the LOC131820327 gene encoding conserved oligomeric Golgi complex subunit 2-like isoform X1 — translation MYINYTHIFELLETVVPGPSFLVSLFLQRIAHITAKLQQSLGGLLLEGLQTSNVDIIRHCLQTYATIDKTRDAEALVGQVLVKPYMDEVIVEQIVESHPDGLKIMYANKLLEFVPHHCRLLREVTGGAISRKKRLGHRQYRLKDNRLKTEWRTQLSASQGETFEESNPTATLILDFPRPEP, via the exons atgtatataaattatacacatatatttgagcttttagaaactgtggtgcctggaccttctttcctggtctctctgttcttgcagcgtatagcccacattacggccaagctgcagcagtccctgggaggcctgctgctagaagggcttcagacttccaatgtggacatcatacggCACTGCCTCCAAACTTACGCTACAATTGAtaagacacgggatgcagaggcgttagttggtcaagtactggtgaaaccgtacatggatgag gtgattgtagagcagatcgttgagtctcatccggacggcctgaagatcatgtatgctaataagctcctggagttcgttcctcaccactgccgccttcttcgagaggtcacaggaggagccatctcaag gaagaagagattaggacacagacagtacagactgaaggacaatcgtttgaagacagagtggagaacacagctatctgcaagccaaggagagacgtttgaagaatcgaaccctactgccaccttgatcttggacttcccgcgcccagaaccatga
- the LOC131820327 gene encoding conserved oligomeric Golgi complex subunit 2-like isoform X4, translating into MYINYTHIFELLETVVPGPSFLVSLFLQRIAHITAKLQQSLGGLLLEGLQTSNVDIIRHCLQTYATIDKTRDAEALVGQVLVKPYMDEVIVEQIVESHPDGLKIMYANKLLEFVPHHCRLLREVTGGAISSRHCDAQTHPEGL; encoded by the exons atgtatataaattatacacatatatttgagcttttagaaactgtggtgcctggaccttctttcctggtctctctgttcttgcagcgtatagcccacattacggccaagctgcagcagtccctgggaggcctgctgctagaagggcttcagacttccaatgtggacatcatacggCACTGCCTCCAAACTTACGCTACAATTGAtaagacacgggatgcagaggcgttagttggtcaagtactggtgaaaccgtacatggatgag gtgattgtagagcagatcgttgagtctcatccggacggcctgaagatcatgtatgctaataagctcctggagttcgttcctcaccactgccgccttcttcgagaggtcacaggaggagccatctcaag CAGACactgcgatgcacaaacacatccagaaggcctttga
- the LOC131820327 gene encoding conserved oligomeric Golgi complex subunit 2-like isoform X3, with translation MYINYTHIFELLETVVPGPSFLVSLFLQRIAHITAKLQQSLGGLLLEGLQTSNVDIIRHCLQTYATIDKTRDAEALVGQVLVKPYMDEVIVEQIVESHPDGLKIMYANKLLEFVPHHCRLLREVTGGAISSPQLSHLPRALQPS, from the exons atgtatataaattatacacatatatttgagcttttagaaactgtggtgcctggaccttctttcctggtctctctgttcttgcagcgtatagcccacattacggccaagctgcagcagtccctgggaggcctgctgctagaagggcttcagacttccaatgtggacatcatacggCACTGCCTCCAAACTTACGCTACAATTGAtaagacacgggatgcagaggcgttagttggtcaagtactggtgaaaccgtacatggatgag gtgattgtagagcagatcgttgagtctcatccggacggcctgaagatcatgtatgctaataagctcctggagttcgttcctcaccactgccgccttcttcgagaggtcacaggaggagccatctcaag ccctcagctgtcccacctgcccagagctctgcagccttcctga